One window of the Burkholderia sp. FERM BP-3421 genome contains the following:
- a CDS encoding substrate-binding domain-containing protein, producing MKFSNSKLGQAVVMAVAVFGASAAMAQTVVGGGSSLVAPTVGSEITAVGGGISYASVGSGKGIAGFLANDASQFGTGLTGPVHFANSDSALTTSQTDVNGSYARSSTDGRLIQLPYIVTPITIPYVNQPSDITASISLNDGDLCGIFSGKITNWNQVVNPVTNAPYTSTNAPITVVYRADGSGTSDLLTRHLSAVCSSANSNVTFNPTQTFASNFSGGVPSNFVAATGSGGVASNLVSLRTAGTAAIGYLSPDYTNTTLAPSSAPAASNQLTVANLRNAQGQDVAPTYQNATAALATAQAPTQANEGNPFAWVPLVPNPTAGYPISGTSNIVVSQCYTNKRVIQSKLVSFLTNHYTNASFASIVNGNGFDTVPASFSSLIASDILSNGNGLNLNIGNTTACGSLGR from the coding sequence ATGAAATTCAGCAATAGCAAGCTTGGCCAGGCGGTGGTGATGGCGGTCGCGGTGTTCGGTGCTTCGGCCGCGATGGCTCAGACGGTGGTGGGTGGTGGTTCGTCGCTGGTCGCGCCGACGGTCGGCTCGGAAATCACGGCTGTGGGTGGCGGCATCTCCTACGCGTCGGTCGGCAGCGGCAAGGGCATCGCCGGCTTCCTGGCCAACGATGCGAGCCAGTTCGGCACGGGCCTCACGGGCCCGGTCCACTTCGCGAACAGCGATTCGGCGCTGACCACCTCGCAGACTGATGTCAACGGCTCGTATGCGCGCTCGTCGACCGACGGCCGTCTGATCCAGCTGCCGTACATCGTGACGCCGATCACGATTCCGTACGTGAACCAGCCGAGCGACATCACGGCCTCCATTTCGCTGAACGACGGCGATCTGTGCGGCATCTTCTCGGGCAAGATCACGAACTGGAACCAGGTCGTCAACCCGGTGACGAATGCGCCCTACACGTCGACCAACGCGCCGATCACGGTGGTGTATCGCGCCGACGGCAGCGGCACGTCCGATCTGCTGACCCGCCATCTGAGCGCGGTTTGCTCGAGCGCCAACTCGAACGTGACGTTCAACCCGACCCAGACCTTCGCGAGCAACTTCAGCGGCGGCGTGCCGTCGAACTTCGTCGCGGCGACGGGCAGCGGCGGCGTCGCTTCGAACCTCGTTTCGCTGCGTACCGCGGGTACGGCTGCGATCGGTTACCTCAGCCCGGACTACACGAACACGACGCTCGCGCCGAGCTCGGCACCGGCTGCTTCGAACCAGCTGACGGTCGCGAACCTGCGTAACGCCCAAGGCCAGGACGTTGCACCGACCTACCAGAACGCCACGGCCGCGCTGGCCACCGCGCAAGCGCCGACGCAAGCCAACGAAGGCAACCCGTTCGCGTGGGTGCCGCTCGTTCCGAACCCCACCGCCGGCTACCCGATCTCGGGCACGAGCAACATCGTCGTGAGCCAGTGCTACACGAACAAGCGCGTGATCCAGTCGAAGCTCGTCAGCTTCCTGACCAATCACTACACGAACGCGAGCTTCGCTTCGATCGTGAACGGCAATGGCTTCGACACCGTGCCGGCGAGCTTCTCGTCGCTGATCGCATCGGACATCCTGTCGAATGGCAACGGCCTGAACCTGAACATCGGCAACACGACGGCTTGCGGCTCGCTCGGTCGTTAA
- a CDS encoding substrate-binding domain-containing protein — MKFLASRSSMLVGGLAMWFAASIGFAQQTLQVTGGGPALIWGELAAESAATGGGITYYPAGEGRGVFGFLQNDLFQFGMGLTGNVQFAYSGYPLSSVQTNEVGEYARSSTDGRLIQLPYIVLPVTVSYVGQPGDVPATVSLNDDDLCGIFSGRITTWDQVINPATAQPYTARQEPVTVVYNSETSGATLLFTNHLSTVCNPLNSRVRFDPILRFDGNFPPSTGVPPTFIAEASDSAVARRLVELRGAHKAAFAYLSPHYTNTTLAPGSAIAASNQLTVANVRNRNSGLDVAPTYQNAAAAFEGARAPELPADKANPYAWRLNTPNPAQGYPISGANYIVVSQCYVNHKPIQRTIFTWLGRHYGDPNFLEIVRSYGFDLPPSGYVDIITSDILSNRHGLNLNIGNVQACGTRGR; from the coding sequence ATGAAATTCCTCGCTTCTCGCTCATCCATGCTCGTGGGGGGGCTTGCGATGTGGTTCGCCGCATCGATCGGGTTCGCGCAGCAGACGCTGCAGGTGACAGGCGGCGGCCCGGCGCTGATCTGGGGGGAACTGGCTGCCGAGTCTGCTGCGACAGGCGGCGGCATCACCTATTATCCGGCGGGCGAAGGCCGGGGCGTGTTCGGCTTCTTGCAAAATGACCTGTTTCAATTCGGCATGGGCCTGACAGGCAATGTGCAATTCGCGTATTCGGGCTACCCGCTCTCGTCGGTGCAAACCAATGAGGTGGGTGAGTATGCGCGATCGTCAACGGACGGCCGCTTGATCCAATTGCCGTATATCGTTCTGCCCGTCACGGTTTCCTACGTGGGGCAACCGGGCGATGTCCCGGCCACCGTATCGCTGAATGACGATGATCTGTGCGGCATTTTCTCCGGAAGAATCACCACCTGGGATCAGGTGATCAATCCCGCGACCGCGCAACCCTATACCGCGAGGCAAGAGCCTGTTACGGTCGTGTATAACAGCGAAACCAGCGGGGCCACCCTGTTATTCACGAACCATCTGTCCACGGTGTGCAATCCGCTCAACTCGCGGGTTCGTTTCGACCCGATCCTCCGCTTTGACGGCAATTTCCCGCCTTCGACTGGCGTTCCGCCGACTTTTATCGCCGAAGCGAGCGATAGTGCGGTTGCGCGTCGGCTTGTCGAATTGCGTGGAGCGCACAAGGCGGCGTTTGCCTATTTGAGCCCTCACTACACAAACACGACGCTTGCCCCGGGTTCGGCGATCGCTGCGAGCAATCAACTGACGGTAGCAAACGTGCGAAACAGAAACTCCGGCTTGGATGTCGCGCCAACCTATCAGAATGCAGCGGCTGCGTTCGAGGGTGCGCGGGCGCCGGAATTGCCCGCCGACAAGGCCAATCCTTATGCGTGGCGGCTGAACACGCCGAACCCGGCACAGGGCTATCCGATCTCGGGGGCGAACTATATCGTGGTGAGTCAGTGCTACGTGAACCACAAGCCCATTCAACGCACGATATTCACCTGGCTGGGCCGCCACTATGGCGATCCGAATTTCCTGGAGATCGTGAGGAGCTATGGATTCGACCTGCCTCCCAGCGGCTACGTGGACATCATCACGTCGGACATCCTGTCGAATCGCCATGGCTTGAACTTGAACATCGGCAATGTACAGGCCTGCGGGACGCGAGGACGGTGA
- a CDS encoding GspH/FimT family pseudopilin — protein sequence MPSTRGPASQRGFTLLEMLVVLLIVGLLVAVITLAPTRNRRNDLGDEGARLAMLFETAVDEAQFRSAPLAWQPSPGGYRFLERQPDGSWKTLSGGEFDAYRWRAPVTSVTLRYTGGDVAQRMVFGAESLDAPMTVTLRSGDASIRVVGNGDGSYGIARQ from the coding sequence ATGCCTTCAACGCGCGGGCCTGCCTCCCAACGCGGTTTCACCCTCCTCGAAATGCTGGTGGTGCTGCTGATCGTGGGCCTGCTCGTCGCGGTGATCACCCTCGCGCCCACCCGCAACCGCCGCAACGATCTCGGCGACGAGGGCGCGCGCCTCGCGATGCTGTTTGAAACGGCGGTCGACGAGGCGCAGTTCCGTTCCGCGCCGCTCGCGTGGCAGCCGTCGCCGGGCGGCTACCGCTTTCTCGAACGCCAGCCCGACGGCAGCTGGAAAACGCTTTCGGGCGGCGAATTCGACGCCTACCGCTGGCGTGCGCCGGTGACCTCGGTGACGCTGCGCTACACCGGCGGCGACGTCGCGCAGCGCATGGTGTTCGGCGCGGAGAGCCTCGACGCGCCGATGACCGTCACGCTGCGCTCGGGCGATGCGTCGATCCGGGTGGTCGGCAACGGCGACGGCAGCTACGGCATCGCCCGCCAGTAA
- a CDS encoding type II toxin-antitoxin system prevent-host-death family antitoxin, protein MQRFLWQQTTSMATRDFSRNPSKALRDAVQHPVLVTRYGQPIACLVPIDYWKSIVDMLRSADLSERLERCDEP, encoded by the coding sequence GTGCAGCGATTTCTCTGGCAGCAGACCACTTCCATGGCGACGCGCGATTTCAGCCGAAATCCGTCGAAGGCTTTGCGCGATGCGGTTCAGCATCCGGTGCTGGTGACGCGCTATGGCCAGCCGATCGCGTGTCTCGTGCCGATCGATTACTGGAAATCGATCGTCGACATGTTGCGCAGCGCCGACCTGAGCGAACGGCTCGAACGCTGCGACGAACCCTGA
- the gspK gene encoding type II secretion system minor pseudopilin GspK has protein sequence MRGAMRAGTVRARERGIAIVTVLLVVALAATLAASVVWRERLAVRDVENQRLASEALWVQRAVVSAARAQVRAQAAKATIIYDGQVWSIPVEARPLASFLPRDALALNSRLADATLTSRVEDAQARFNLLNLVTRGGPSAPFQASPNGVLAYRRLLSALGIDPALAQPTADYLLRAMKIGGAAEDRPMQWTSLRDLAYVPGYDAATIRTLAPYVTLLPDLAYVNANTASQPVLMAALPTLSELQAHRLVERRATAYYVSTAEVSLILWPMRAGGSLPDGAMLTVNSGYFIVHSRIRASGVDLRFETLIGRYGLGDNAWTTVLRVRRVME, from the coding sequence ATGCGCGGTGCGATGCGCGCCGGGACGGTTCGCGCGCGCGAGCGCGGGATCGCGATCGTCACGGTGTTGTTGGTGGTGGCATTGGCCGCGACGCTCGCGGCGAGCGTCGTGTGGCGCGAGCGGCTCGCCGTGCGCGACGTGGAGAACCAGCGGCTTGCTTCCGAGGCGCTGTGGGTGCAGCGCGCCGTGGTCAGCGCGGCGCGCGCGCAGGTGCGTGCGCAGGCGGCCAAAGCCACGATCATCTACGACGGGCAGGTGTGGTCGATTCCCGTGGAGGCGCGGCCGCTCGCGAGCTTCCTGCCGCGCGACGCGCTCGCGCTGAACAGCCGCCTGGCCGATGCGACGCTGACGAGCCGCGTCGAGGACGCGCAGGCGCGCTTCAACCTGCTGAACCTGGTGACGCGCGGCGGCCCCTCCGCGCCGTTCCAGGCGAGCCCGAACGGCGTGCTCGCGTATCGCCGCCTGCTGAGCGCGCTCGGCATCGATCCCGCGCTCGCGCAGCCGACCGCCGACTACCTGCTGCGCGCGATGAAGATCGGCGGCGCGGCCGAGGATCGGCCCATGCAGTGGACCTCGCTGCGCGATCTCGCCTACGTGCCCGGCTATGACGCAGCCACGATCCGCACGCTCGCGCCTTATGTCACCTTGCTGCCGGATCTCGCCTACGTGAATGCGAACACCGCGTCGCAGCCGGTGTTGATGGCGGCCCTGCCCACGCTCTCGGAACTCCAGGCGCATCGCCTGGTCGAGCGGCGCGCGACCGCGTACTACGTGAGCACCGCGGAAGTGTCGCTGATCCTGTGGCCGATGCGCGCGGGCGGTTCGCTACCGGATGGCGCGATGCTGACCGTCAACAGCGGCTACTTCATCGTGCACAGCCGGATCCGCGCGAGCGGCGTGGACCTGCGCTTCGAGACGCTGATCGGACGGTATGGCCTCGGCGACAATGCGTGGACCACCGTGCTGCGCGTGCGGCGCGTGATGGAGTGA
- a CDS encoding ShlB/FhaC/HecB family hemolysin secretion/activation protein: MTPRFDGEADGRRLGWLRAAVAGGIMAATAAYGQTDGGANAGAASTHGAAPAQGAPAAFDINEFVVRGNSVLPSVDIERAVYPFEGPGRSLTDVYAARDALQKIYQDKGYQSVVVEVPTQQVKEGVIVLQVTEARIGRLRVEGAHYASPQLIRDAVPALAEGGVPDFTQAQQQLTDLNRTADRQVIPVLKPGALPQTVDVNLKVDDHSPWHGALELNNAASPNTSTLRTSATLSYANLWQLGHVVSGTYVIAPQHPNNARVYSFSYLAPLRDSHWSFLATVIHSDSDVTSYGAGSAAVGGTTVLGKGTTYGLTAIYALPTSETYAQTVSIEIDRKRYDENVRIGDQVSQAPLTYVPVTFSYNGQLVRKSSQTSFSVAMTAGVRGIGSNWDAFDAKRYNATPNFIYGKFDVNHTQDFGNGMQANARASAQFANGPLVSSEQFAAGGINSVRGYQSAEATADSGVLGSIELRTPSLAPYVGGFMNDWRFHAFVDAAHLWLASPLPQQTSTFNLLSVGVGARLRLFKYASADFEAGWPLRAGVYTKAYSPRFDFYVRMSF; this comes from the coding sequence ATGACGCCCAGGTTTGACGGGGAAGCGGACGGCCGGCGGCTCGGATGGCTGCGGGCCGCGGTGGCGGGGGGGATCATGGCGGCGACGGCGGCATACGGGCAGACGGACGGCGGCGCGAATGCGGGCGCGGCGTCCACGCACGGCGCGGCTCCCGCGCAGGGCGCGCCGGCCGCGTTCGACATCAACGAGTTCGTCGTGCGCGGCAACAGCGTGCTGCCGAGCGTGGACATCGAGCGCGCCGTCTATCCGTTCGAAGGGCCGGGCCGCTCGCTGACCGACGTTTACGCCGCGCGCGACGCCTTGCAGAAGATCTACCAGGACAAGGGCTATCAGTCGGTCGTCGTCGAGGTGCCGACGCAGCAGGTGAAGGAAGGCGTGATCGTGCTGCAGGTCACCGAGGCGCGGATCGGCCGCCTGCGCGTCGAGGGCGCGCACTACGCGTCGCCGCAGCTGATCCGCGACGCGGTGCCCGCGCTCGCCGAGGGCGGCGTGCCCGACTTCACGCAGGCGCAGCAGCAGCTGACCGACCTGAACCGGACGGCGGACCGCCAGGTGATTCCGGTGCTGAAGCCGGGCGCGCTGCCGCAGACGGTCGACGTGAACCTGAAGGTCGACGATCACAGCCCGTGGCACGGCGCACTCGAACTGAACAACGCCGCGAGCCCGAACACATCGACGCTGCGCACCAGCGCGACGCTCAGCTACGCGAATCTGTGGCAGCTGGGCCACGTGGTGTCGGGCACCTACGTGATCGCGCCGCAGCATCCGAACAACGCGCGCGTGTACTCGTTCTCGTACCTCGCGCCGCTGCGGGATTCGCACTGGAGCTTCCTCGCGACGGTGATCCACTCGGACAGCGACGTCACCTCGTACGGCGCGGGCAGCGCGGCGGTCGGCGGCACCACGGTGCTCGGCAAGGGCACCACCTACGGCCTGACCGCGATCTATGCGCTGCCGACCAGCGAAACCTATGCGCAGACCGTCAGCATCGAGATCGACCGCAAGCGCTACGACGAGAACGTGCGGATCGGCGATCAGGTCTCGCAGGCGCCGCTGACCTACGTGCCCGTGACGTTCTCGTACAACGGCCAGCTCGTGCGCAAGTCGTCGCAGACCAGCTTCTCGGTCGCGATGACGGCCGGGGTACGCGGCATCGGCAGCAACTGGGACGCCTTCGACGCGAAGCGCTACAACGCCACGCCGAACTTCATCTACGGCAAGTTCGACGTCAATCACACGCAGGACTTCGGCAACGGCATGCAGGCGAACGCGCGCGCGAGCGCGCAGTTCGCCAACGGGCCGCTCGTGTCGAGCGAGCAGTTCGCGGCGGGCGGCATCAACAGCGTGCGCGGCTACCAGTCCGCGGAGGCCACGGCCGACAGCGGTGTGCTCGGCTCGATCGAATTGCGCACGCCGTCGCTCGCGCCCTACGTCGGCGGCTTCATGAACGACTGGCGCTTCCACGCGTTCGTCGACGCCGCGCATCTGTGGCTCGCGAGCCCGCTGCCGCAGCAGACCTCGACGTTCAACCTGCTCAGCGTCGGCGTGGGCGCGCGGCTGCGCCTTTTCAAATATGCGAGCGCGGATTTCGAGGCGGGCTGGCCGTTGCGGGCGGGGGTCTACACGAAGGCCTACAGCCCGCGCTTCGATTTCTATGTGCGGATGAGTTTCTGA
- a CDS encoding DUF2341 domain-containing protein → MLKRAWLMMIAVLLGYLPGAAQAWWQDDWSYRKAITIDTTPKGANLTESAGRVPLLIRLHSGNFQFDGLQDNGADIRFVAADDKTPLHYHVEQYDAVLGVALIWVDVPQLPAGAAQNIWMYYGNKKAPDGGKPADTFDPDYTLVYHFGGATGAPPKDQTAYGNHAQNAPARISEDGIVGHAAQFDGGAAPLALPASPSLAIAAGGAWSFSAWLKPAALAPRTLVYSRRAGANALLIGLDNGVPFVEVDGGAGPQRAQATAPVAAGQWSLVTVTADGKAVTLYVGGKVAAQVPDALPALDAPALVGGDAPNANGGYAAYSGQIDELRLSKVARPAASVAVEALSEGAESKLVAYGADEKQSGFGFGYFGVIVHSVTVDAWVVIAVLLVMAFISWVVMWTKAHYVGQVDKANHFFVERFRAVAGRHLVGLAHTDEKSTEGRRLAQSPLYRLYRAGVAEIHSRVDANGRTLITAESIEAIRASMDATLVRENQRLSKSMVLLTIAISGGPFLGLLGTVVGVMITFAAIAAAGDVNVNAIAPGIAAALLATVAGLFVAIPALFGYNYLLVRNKNVTANMQVFVDEFVTRLAEAHSNPDHSLAAN, encoded by the coding sequence ATGTTGAAGCGAGCGTGGTTGATGATGATCGCGGTGCTGCTGGGCTATCTGCCCGGCGCCGCGCAGGCGTGGTGGCAGGACGACTGGTCGTATCGCAAGGCGATCACGATCGACACCACGCCCAAGGGGGCGAACCTGACCGAGTCGGCCGGCCGCGTGCCGCTGCTGATCCGCCTGCATTCGGGCAATTTCCAGTTCGACGGGCTGCAGGACAACGGCGCGGATATCCGCTTCGTCGCGGCCGACGACAAGACGCCGCTGCACTATCACGTCGAGCAGTACGACGCGGTGCTCGGCGTCGCGCTGATCTGGGTCGACGTGCCGCAGCTGCCGGCCGGCGCGGCGCAGAACATCTGGATGTACTACGGCAACAAGAAGGCGCCCGACGGCGGCAAGCCTGCCGACACGTTCGACCCGGACTACACGCTCGTCTACCACTTCGGCGGGGCGACGGGCGCGCCGCCGAAGGACCAGACGGCCTACGGCAACCACGCGCAGAACGCCCCGGCCCGGATCTCGGAAGACGGCATCGTCGGCCATGCCGCGCAGTTCGACGGCGGCGCCGCGCCGCTCGCGCTGCCCGCATCGCCGTCCCTCGCGATCGCGGCGGGCGGGGCCTGGAGCTTCAGCGCCTGGCTGAAGCCCGCCGCGCTGGCGCCGCGCACGCTGGTCTACAGCCGCCGCGCCGGCGCGAACGCGCTGCTGATCGGGCTCGACAACGGCGTGCCGTTCGTCGAGGTCGACGGCGGCGCCGGTCCGCAGCGCGCGCAGGCCACGGCCCCGGTCGCGGCCGGCCAGTGGAGCCTCGTCACCGTGACGGCGGACGGCAAGGCCGTCACGCTCTACGTCGGCGGCAAGGTCGCGGCGCAGGTGCCGGACGCGCTGCCCGCGCTCGACGCGCCGGCCCTGGTGGGCGGCGACGCGCCGAACGCGAACGGCGGCTATGCCGCCTACAGCGGCCAGATCGACGAACTGCGCCTGTCGAAGGTCGCGCGCCCGGCGGCGTCGGTCGCGGTCGAGGCGCTGTCCGAGGGCGCGGAGTCGAAGCTCGTCGCGTACGGCGCGGACGAGAAGCAGTCGGGCTTCGGTTTCGGCTACTTCGGCGTGATCGTGCATTCGGTGACGGTCGACGCCTGGGTCGTGATCGCCGTGCTGCTCGTGATGGCCTTCATCTCGTGGGTCGTGATGTGGACCAAGGCGCACTACGTCGGCCAGGTCGACAAGGCCAACCACTTCTTCGTCGAGCGTTTCCGCGCGGTGGCCGGCCGCCATCTGGTCGGGCTCGCGCACACCGACGAGAAAAGTACCGAGGGGCGGCGGCTCGCGCAGTCCCCGCTGTATCGGCTGTATCGCGCCGGGGTCGCGGAAATCCACAGCCGCGTCGACGCCAACGGCCGCACGCTGATCACGGCGGAATCGATCGAGGCGATCCGCGCCTCGATGGACGCGACCCTCGTGCGCGAGAACCAGCGCCTGTCGAAATCGATGGTGCTGCTGACGATCGCGATCTCGGGCGGCCCGTTCCTCGGGCTCCTGGGCACGGTGGTCGGCGTGATGATCACGTTCGCGGCGATCGCCGCGGCGGGCGACGTCAACGTCAACGCGATCGCGCCCGGCATCGCGGCGGCGCTGCTCGCGACCGTCGCCGGCCTGTTCGTCGCGATCCCGGCGCTGTTCGGCTACAACTACCTGCTGGTCCGCAACAAGAACGTGACCGCGAACATGCAGGTATTCGTCGACGAATTCGTCACGCGCCTCGCCGAAGCGCACAGCAATCCCGATCACTCGCTGGCGGCGAACTGA
- a CDS encoding ExbD/TolR family protein has translation MQVQDDDKPYDDINITPMLDLAYVLLVIFIIMTTASVQGIKVDLPKASSAASLAKPKTKAITVSDAGQIYLDTYPVTLAELEDRLRLQKAQEPDFPIVLKGDSTVAYQKVMDVLDLLRRLELTQVGLVTGKGKAG, from the coding sequence ATGCAGGTCCAGGACGACGATAAGCCCTACGACGACATCAACATCACGCCGATGCTGGACCTGGCGTACGTGCTGCTCGTCATCTTCATCATCATGACCACCGCGTCGGTGCAGGGGATCAAGGTCGATCTGCCGAAGGCCAGCTCGGCCGCGAGCCTCGCGAAGCCGAAGACCAAGGCGATCACCGTGTCCGACGCGGGGCAGATCTACCTCGACACCTATCCGGTCACGCTGGCCGAGCTGGAGGACCGGCTGCGCCTGCAGAAGGCGCAGGAGCCGGATTTCCCGATCGTGCTCAAGGGCGATTCGACCGTCGCGTACCAGAAGGTGATGGACGTGCTCGACCTGCTGCGCCGCCTCGAGCTGACGCAGGTCGGCCTCGTCACCGGCAAGGGCAAGGCAGGCTAG
- a CDS encoding energy transducer TonB family protein: MDMTYNGGEPPKGARRFVKPAAIALAALGFAVLVWQLAGDKAGVKRAEAPKVTTVIPLPPPPRRRRRRNARPKPREEPKTSVPQPSPAPKPSEAPKPADNLPKQMTMNAPAQAGTDGFGIAAGDGGGMAGGGGGTGSFGNATYAKYLGYQVEQLLSRDKRVQDSGGSRFNGAVRLTLDASGRIVRATIERSSGTAQLDDAIADALRGLGKFDEAPPPGGTPGNREFRIELNGRRT, encoded by the coding sequence ATGGACATGACCTACAACGGCGGCGAACCGCCCAAGGGCGCGCGCCGGTTCGTGAAGCCGGCGGCGATCGCGCTCGCCGCGCTCGGCTTCGCCGTGCTCGTCTGGCAGCTTGCCGGCGACAAGGCCGGCGTGAAGCGCGCGGAGGCGCCCAAGGTGACGACGGTGATTCCGTTGCCGCCGCCGCCCCGCCGCCGCCGCCGAAGGAACGCCCGCCCGAAGCCGCGGGAAGAACCGAAGACGTCCGTGCCGCAGCCGTCGCCCGCGCCGAAGCCGAGCGAGGCGCCGAAGCCGGCCGACAACCTGCCGAAGCAGATGACGATGAACGCGCCCGCGCAGGCGGGCACCGACGGCTTCGGCATCGCGGCGGGCGACGGCGGCGGGATGGCCGGCGGCGGCGGCGGCACCGGCAGCTTCGGCAACGCGACCTATGCGAAGTACCTCGGCTACCAGGTCGAGCAGCTGCTGTCGCGCGACAAGCGCGTGCAGGACAGTGGCGGCTCGCGTTTCAACGGCGCGGTGCGCCTGACGCTCGACGCGTCGGGGCGGATCGTGCGCGCGACGATCGAGCGTTCGTCGGGCACGGCCCAGCTCGACGACGCGATCGCCGATGCGCTGCGCGGCCTCGGCAAGTTCGACGAGGCGCCGCCGCCTGGGGGGACGCCGGGCAACCGCGAATTCCGAATCGAGCTGAACGGCAGGCGGACCTGA
- a CDS encoding putative porin, producing MAWGAGVHAQSLETQAASGSAGPTQSTVINLINLLVKRGVLTQQNATDLIREAQQEAAQARAAAAGRPAAAGAGAAVAGGALAQAGEVRVPYVPQVVREQIRDEVKQEVIAQAKSENWAQPNTFPDWVSRITLDGDMRVRDEYRLFSSHNATGLTNFAGINSGSPYDVNSNTSHALPPTLNNSENRNNLLRLRARFGITAVLSDEFSTGIQLATGNDNGPVSTTATAGGGFAKKNIWLNKAYIKYQPTPWFNLSAGRFDNPFFSSDLLYSSDLEFDGIAANFRRALPGRPDVTVFGTLGAFPIQYTADNFPSNSIDKSGTDMKWMFGAQFGAEWKIDTQNRLKGAIAYYDFRNMKGTLSQPCSLYLGQTSCSTDNEAPAFMQKGNSLIALRNIVQDPTKAPGMTPMPQLFGLAFDYRLLDIKLQWDTKIADRVKLRLDGEYVRNLAYNENQAFSAASLPVNNYNSNSPTPTRGDFQSGPNGFLARAMLGEPEPRRKGDWNFSVGYKYLQPDAVLDAFTDPDFHLGGTNAKGYILSASYAVARDTWLSARYLSAREIYGPPMSIDVLQIELNARF from the coding sequence ATGGCGTGGGGCGCGGGCGTCCATGCGCAGTCGCTCGAAACGCAGGCGGCGTCCGGTTCCGCCGGCCCGACGCAGAGCACGGTGATCAACCTGATCAACCTGCTCGTGAAGCGTGGCGTGCTGACCCAGCAGAACGCGACCGACCTGATCCGCGAGGCGCAGCAGGAAGCGGCGCAGGCGCGCGCGGCGGCGGCGGGCCGGCCGGCCGCCGCCGGGGCGGGCGCGGCGGTGGCGGGCGGCGCGCTCGCGCAGGCGGGCGAGGTGCGCGTGCCCTACGTGCCGCAGGTGGTGCGCGAGCAGATCCGCGACGAGGTGAAGCAGGAAGTGATCGCGCAGGCGAAGTCGGAGAACTGGGCGCAGCCGAACACGTTCCCGGACTGGGTGTCGCGCATCACGCTCGACGGCGACATGCGCGTGCGCGACGAATACCGGCTGTTCTCGAGCCACAACGCGACGGGCCTGACCAATTTCGCGGGCATCAATTCCGGCAGCCCGTACGACGTCAATTCGAACACGAGCCACGCGCTGCCGCCGACGCTCAACAATTCGGAGAACCGCAACAACCTGCTGCGCCTGCGCGCGCGCTTCGGCATCACGGCGGTGCTGTCCGACGAATTCAGCACGGGCATCCAGCTCGCGACCGGCAACGACAACGGCCCGGTGTCGACCACCGCGACCGCGGGCGGCGGCTTCGCGAAGAAGAACATCTGGCTGAACAAGGCGTACATCAAGTACCAGCCGACGCCGTGGTTCAACCTGTCGGCGGGCCGCTTCGACAATCCGTTCTTCTCGTCGGACCTGCTGTATTCGAGCGACCTCGAGTTCGACGGGATCGCGGCGAATTTCCGCCGCGCGCTGCCGGGCCGGCCCGACGTGACGGTGTTCGGCACGCTGGGCGCGTTTCCGATCCAGTACACGGCCGACAACTTCCCGTCGAACAGCATCGACAAGAGCGGCACCGACATGAAGTGGATGTTCGGCGCGCAGTTCGGCGCGGAATGGAAGATCGACACGCAGAACCGCCTGAAGGGCGCGATCGCCTACTACGACTTCCGCAACATGAAGGGCACGCTGTCGCAGCCGTGCTCGCTGTACCTGGGCCAGACGAGCTGCAGCACCGACAACGAAGCGCCGGCCTTCATGCAGAAGGGCAACTCGCTGATCGCGCTGCGCAACATCGTCCAGGACCCGACCAAGGCGCCGGGCATGACGCCGATGCCGCAGCTGTTCGGCCTCGCCTTCGACTACCGTCTGCTCGACATCAAGCTGCAGTGGGATACGAAGATCGCGGACCGCGTGAAGCTGCGTCTCGACGGCGAGTACGTGCGCAACCTCGCCTACAACGAGAACCAGGCGTTCTCCGCCGCGTCGCTGCCCGTCAACAACTACAACTCCAATTCGCCGACGCCGACGCGGGGCGACTTCCAGAGCGGCCCGAACGGCTTCCTCGCACGCGCGATGCTGGGCGAGCCGGAGCCGCGCAGGAAGGGCGACTGGAATTTCTCGGTCGGCTACAAGTACCTGCAACCCGATGCGGTGCTCGACGCGTTCACCGATCCGGATTTCCATCTCGGCGGCACCAACGCGAAGGGCTACATCCTGAGCGCCTCGTATGCGGTCGCGCGCGACACGTGGCTGTCGGCGCGCTACCTGAGCGCGCGTGAAATCTACGGCCCGCCGATGTCGATCGACGTGCTGCAGATCGAACTCAATGCTCGCTTCTGA